Part of the Lusitaniella coriacea LEGE 07157 genome is shown below.
ATGATGCCGCTGCCTTGGAGGAAGGTGGGGGTGAGGAGGATGGGGTTGTTGTTGGGGGCGATGAGGGTGAGGGTGAGTTCTTGGAGAGTTGGGGTCATAGATTAGTGGACTACCTGTATTTTATTTTCGTTCTTCAAAATGGCCACCAAGAATGTTTCTGTTTTTTGGGCAATAAGTCTTCAATTTTGAATTCTCCTACATTAAATTTGCCCTTTTCTATTTTTAACCAAAATGACGTCCAAGAGTTTTCTTGAGAAGAAAAAAACTGTCCTTCCAACAAATCGTATTCAAATTTTAAATCACGAACATTTTTCCAGTTTATTTCTGTGTTTCGCCAAAGAAATCCAGATGAATCATAACACAAGATATAAGAATCTTCAAAAAATATAATACTACGAAAACATATCACCTCAACCAATTTATATATATTTCCACCAAATAGCTCTAATAATTCCTCATTTTCTGGATCTACAATATATATTTTCCCTTGGGAAGCTACAATTAGATCAACTTTATTGGGATGCTGATAAACTCCAGAAACTCCAGAAATTCCTGCTTGAAATTGACCTTCCCAGTTTGTATTATTTTCTTTGAATATTTTTACAATTAATCCTTGATTATTAGATAAATTGTTTGAATAATAAAAAATTTTAAGATTAGAACCTTTAGAAATATCTGGAATAATCTTAAAATTTTCCAGGATATATCTTTCTTCTATTTCACTCCATTTTAGGTAAAAATACTTTATTCTGAGCCACTCTCGAAGTTCATTGGGGGTCTTATAACAACTCAGGTTATGAGGCAAAGGTAAAAGTCTGTTTAAAATGCTAGCCAAGTGACTAGCCGGACAACTTTTACTAGGAATGTTATCCAAAATATCTTCAGCCACATCCAATTGACCAAATGCAAATAGACCTACACTGAGTAGAAATAATTCAGTGTTCGGAACAAATTCATTCGTTAGTCTTTTGTTTTTTATTTGATTGTATTGATGTTTTAGATATTCATAAAAATCATGATCGTCAGAAGTAAAAGCGAATTTCTCGAAATGTTCGCAAGAGTGTATTGATTCACGAAACCGTTTAGCTGTTGACATTTTTCTTAGTTAATCTCTATAGCCAATAACAATTTTGCCAGTCTCATTATTTAACCTAATAGGGGCAATTTCTTTGGCAGGTATTACTTTGACTTTATTACTATTTGGTATTTGATGGAGTATGATGTATTCCTCTTCAAATGCTAATTCTGGCCAAGGTTTTGATGCACGAGTCGGAGTTTCTCGAGGCAAACGAAGAACAAGCGTAGCCCCATCATCAGACTTGGCAAATGCGGTGGCAACTCCCGGATTAGGAGTTGCTGGGATTCCAGATGCTCCCAAACGAAGGCCTGATAAACTCTCAGGTATGCCAATAGGAGGAACAACTTCGTCATGCCACCTTGCTGTAAAATTGGCAATCTGCTCATCTGTTAATCCTTCTGCTCGCATTCGCCTTACTAAATCATGTGATGCTTCGAGGCCTTCTGTGCGAGCTATAGAACTTAGAATTGGCCGCTTCAGATTACGACTGCTGTTACCCTGACCGCGATAGAAAATCATATAGTCTCTTAACTCAGCCCACCACCGAGCTTTCTTGGTTATCCAATTTTCTGCTGCTTGTATTTGTTGGCGAAGTTGTATGAATTTATTTGGGTCAAGTCCTGTTGCTGGTACCTGGGCGGCTAACTCACTACTTCCAGCGAGATCTGCACCAATAATTCCTCGAGTTGCTATCCAGTCTAAGCCCAACCCACCTGCATAGGTAAACAAAGGCAAATAAGCTAGTAAGTCCCAAGCAGTTCCTTGACCTTCTTTAAACTTTTTCGTACTAAGGTACGATCCGAGTCCCGAACCAAACAGATCGTAACCTAAAAGAGCTTTCTGACCCCAGGTTGTGCCACCAAGTGCAGTCGGTGCAGCTAACCCAGCACTAAAGCCTGTGATTCCACCTATAAATCGGCCAAGATTGAAAAATAATCCTCGATGGCTTCTTGTAGCTGTACCTCCATACATTTTTTTCCGAAGTTTAGTGCTACCTCCAAAAGACATAATATCGGCAAAACCTGCAAAAAATTGATCGTATTTAGCAGCAGCATCAGATAAGCTCCCACCGCCAATCAGCGTTCCAGCCGCCCCCAAAGTCGTAATCCCCAAACCCGTGGCAATGCTTGAAATTGCTGTAACAGCAGCAAACTCTTGAAGACTGGTCAGATACCCACTGGGATCGGTATTAACCACCGGATTCGCATGAGCATACTGATACTTATGCAAACTCATCGGGTCGTTCAACGTCCCCGAATAAGCATCCGCCGACACAAACCGCCCCAACGTCGGGTCGTAATACCTCGCTCGCAAGTAATCTAACCCCGTCTCGATATCCCGTTGCTCTCCCGCAAACAGATAGGGATTCTCCCCAACAGACCCCGTAATCAAATTCCCATAGGCATCGTAGGAATAGGTCTGGGTTACTCCACCTAACGTATCCGTTAGCGCCCTCGTACTCCCCAACCCATCGGTATGGTAGAAGGAAGAAACATCGCCGCGCTGTTGAGAAATTAAATCCAACCCGTAGGAATAGGAAGCAACGGGATTTCCCAGTGCGTCGTACTCCTCCACAACTTGCGCGTAGGGTCGCAACTCGTCAATGAGGTAGTTTGTCTCGACTCCATTGACCGTCTTGCTCGTGCGAATTCCCTGCTCGTTGTACTCGTACTCGATTGTGGTCGTTTCAGAACCATCGTTAATCGTAACTCCCGCCAAACGATTCTCGCCGTCATTCTCCCAATCGTAGACAATTGACGTACTGCCCCCATTGCGAGTGATGAGATTGCCATTGTCGTCGTAGCTATAGGTGGTCGTCGTACCGTTGCTTACCGAACTGATGAGTTGATTGCGGTTGTTGTAAGCGTAGTCCGTATCCCCCTCAACTGAATCGCTCTTGTAATCGAGATTTCCAACGGCATCGTAGGTGTAGGTAATCGTGCGATTGCCATTAACCGGGTCGATAATCCTCTCTTCCCTGACCCGATTGAGTTCGTCGTAGTCGTACTCCACCCGGCGACCGTCTTCTTCTTGAACTTCCAAGCGATTCCCCGCATTGTCGGTGTCGTAGTCGAAGCTGGAGATAACTTCTTCTTCTGCTCCTGTATCCGGGTTAATCCGTACCGTCCGAACGAGGTCTAAGCGTCCCAAGGGGTCGTAGGTGCGGGTTTCGACGACGTTGTTGGGGAACTCGACGCGCTCTAAGTTGCCCTCAGAGTCGTAGGTGTAGGTGGTGGTTCCTTGGGGAGTGGTAACAGAACTCAGGGTTCCATCGTCGTTGTAGGCATACCCAACCGTTCGGTTCGGGGTGCTGACAGAAGTAAGGTTGCCTTCTTCGTAGGTGTATTCGATACTCGTGCCACTACTCCCATAAGGCCCTTCCGGGTCGGTGCGAGAGATGAGGTTGCCCAACTCGTCGTAGCGATAAACGGTGGTTCCCCGACTGCTGGTAATGGTTTCGGTACGTTCTGTGTCGTTGTAAGCGTAGGTGACGGATGTACCCTCCGAAAGGAGTTCCTTGCGCTGCAACTCGCCCGACTCGTCGTAAACGTAGCGGATGGAGTCGCCGTTGAAGTCGGTGACGGTAATGGCGTTGTTGTCATCGTCGTAGGTGGTTGTCGAAACCTTACCGTCGGCAAGGGTGGTTTTGGCGGGACGACCTTGGGGGTCGTATTCGTATCGCGTCACCTGGTTGAGAGCGTCCTTAA
Proteins encoded:
- a CDS encoding RHS repeat protein, producing the protein MIDREGNRTEYFYEEPTRPHYLTRIEDPLGRNGIRTEYDETTGRLARLLDVNGEAVELTYDPDNSIQTVSDIYGNDTTYIYDSRGNVLTEIDPAGLRTERTYDDRDNVRTETMITDESGPEGWTTTYTYDEENNLLTETDPLGRITINTYGQYGRLLTETDPLGNTTTYDYDSRGNLLSSTDAAGNVTEYRYDFQGNLRILTAGENATHFDYYSDGNVRDIADPDGNTGNYTYTPNGDLQRETIIVQTPDGPQEIVTEWTYDSEGRIASITQGDNTTEYRYDSNGNQTAVITGESRTDYIYNEKGQLVTTVYPDETPDNDQDNPRTVTLYDRGGRERATLDRDGRVTYYEYDAAGRLTATIYPDEATNQVEQLLSAMTFLNGYVPPSSEMGEVDWTQVVYPDVAPAYLASRPHASTEYTKDGRIKAEIDEQGNRIEYQYDAIGRQTEIRYDDNNSIAYTYDSAGNRRSETYYAEGTTWSNTYDALGQLTASTDPNGQTTRYEYNDSGQLAAVVNPLNGRTEYQYDSNGNLTSIKDALNQVTRYEYDPQGRPAKTTLADGKVSTTTYDDDNNAITVTDFNGDSIRYVYDESGELQRKELLSEGTSVTYAYNDTERTETITSSRGTTVYRYDELGNLISRTDPEGPYGSSGTSIEYTYEEGNLTSVSTPNRTVGYAYNDDGTLSSVTTPQGTTTYTYDSEGNLERVEFPNNVVETRTYDPLGRLDLVRTVRINPDTGAEEEVISSFDYDTDNAGNRLEVQEEDGRRVEYDYDELNRVREERIIDPVNGNRTITYTYDAVGNLDYKSDSVEGDTDYAYNNRNQLISSVSNGTTTTYSYDDNGNLITRNGGSTSIVYDWENDGENRLAGVTINDGSETTTIEYEYNEQGIRTSKTVNGVETNYLIDELRPYAQVVEEYDALGNPVASYSYGLDLISQQRGDVSSFYHTDGLGSTRALTDTLGGVTQTYSYDAYGNLITGSVGENPYLFAGEQRDIETGLDYLRARYYDPTLGRFVSADAYSGTLNDPMSLHKYQYAHANPVVNTDPSGYLTSLQEFAAVTAISSIATGLGITTLGAAGTLIGGGSLSDAAAKYDQFFAGFADIMSFGGSTKLRKKMYGGTATRSHRGLFFNLGRFIGGITGFSAGLAAPTALGGTTWGQKALLGYDLFGSGLGSYLSTKKFKEGQGTAWDLLAYLPLFTYAGGLGLDWIATRGIIGADLAGSSELAAQVPATGLDPNKFIQLRQQIQAAENWITKKARWWAELRDYMIFYRGQGNSSRNLKRPILSSIARTEGLEASHDLVRRMRAEGLTDEQIANFTARWHDEVVPPIGIPESLSGLRLGASGIPATPNPGVATAFAKSDDGATLVLRLPRETPTRASKPWPELAFEEEYIILHQIPNSNKVKVIPAKEIAPIRLNNETGKIVIGYRD